The following are encoded in a window of Haliotis asinina isolate JCU_RB_2024 chromosome 14, JCU_Hal_asi_v2, whole genome shotgun sequence genomic DNA:
- the LOC137262261 gene encoding uncharacterized protein — MKVLVILAVVVVVTSARAVTKAKRSNGNRDNSVKSAANSIIASANDMDKNNSKDKRDYEYYYYNLNYDEYGLYAVGAVVDYGYVDYNAYGLYYYDVSQDDIDQKLAAKEARKQ, encoded by the exons ATGAAGGTTCTCGTCATCCTAGCTGTCGTTGTTGTCGTCACTTCCGCCAGAGCCGTGACCAAGGCCAAGAGGTCCAACGGGAATCGCGACAATAGTGTCAAGAGCGCCGCTAATTCAATCATCGCCTCAGCTAACGACATGGACAAGAACAACAGCAAGGACAAGAGAGACTATGAATATTACTACTACAACCTCAACTACGACGAGTACGGACTGTATGCTGTCGGGGCTGTCGTGGACTATGGATAC GTGGATTACAATGCATACGGGTTATATTACTATGACGTATCACAGGATGATATCGACCAGAAGTTGGCAGCGAAGGAGGCAAGGAAACAGTAA